From the Candidatus Methylomirabilota bacterium genome, the window GGGGCTCACCACGGTGACCCGGGCGCCCGCCGCGAGCAGGCCTTCCACCTTGCCCTCGCCCACGGAGCCGCCGCCCACCACCAGGCAGGCGTGGCCCCGCAGATCGAGCGAGACGGGATAGTACTCCGTCACTTGGGCTGCTGCGTCAGGCGGAGATAGGGCTTGAGCGCCTTCCACCCGTTGGGGAACTTGGCCTCGGAGCTCTCGGCGGTGAAGTCCGGTGCGGTGTTGCCCAGTCGCAATGACATCTCGTCTCTCCTCTTGTTCGGTGTCTGGTCAGCGGTGTTCAGCCTTCGAGGCCATGGGGAGTCCGCGCCTGCGCGACGTCGCGCGCCACGGCCTCCACCACCTCGCCGGCCAGGATGGTGCGGATCTCCTCGTCGGTGCGCGCGGCGCAGAACTGCCGGAAGTTGTCGCCGTTCCGCCGCTCGGCCAGGTAGACGCGGAGCAGCCGCTCGATGGCCGCGGGCACCTCGGTGGCCGCCGTGCGATAGCCAACGGGTCGCGCGGTCGCCTGATGCGCGCCCACCGCGCCGCCGACGCAGAAGTAGTAGGCGTCGACCATCTGCCCGTCGACCTTGGTCTTCTTGCCCTCGAGGCCGATATCGGCGATCCAGTGCTGGCCGCAGCTATTGGGACAGCCGGTGACGTGGATCTTCAGATGCTGCTCGAAGCCCGGCAGTCGCGCTTCAAGATCGTTCACGAGGTGGCGCGCGAAGCCCTTGGTCTCCGTGAGGGCGATCTTGCAGAACTCGGTGCCCGTGCAGGCGATGGTACCCCGCCAGAAGGGTGAGCCCTCGAGGCGGAGCCCCAGGGTCTCGATCTCGCGCCCCAGCTCGTCGGCGCGGCTCCTGGGCACGTTCAGGACGAGGAGGTTCTGCATCCCCGTGGTCCGCAAGTCGCCCGAGCCATAGCGCAGGGCGAGGGCGGCGAGGGCCCGGAGCTGAGCGGCCTGGAGCCGGCCCCGCAGCACCGCGATGCCCACATAGGCGAAGCCGTCCTGCTTCTGCGCGTGGATGCCCACGTGATCGCGGTAGATGTCGTCGGGCGGAACCTCGGGCACGGCCGGCTCGAGCTTCTCGCCCAGCCGGCGCTCGAGCTCTGCCTGGAAGCGCTCGGCCGTCCAGCCGTGCTGGAGAAAGAGGAACTTGAGCCGGGCCTTCTCGCGGTTCTGGCGGAGGACATCACTGTCGCGGAAGAGCTCGGTGACACCTTTGACCACGGCCAGCGCCTGATGCCAGGGGACGAACGCGTCGAGGCGCGGGGCGAGGTGGGGATCGGTGGAGAGCCCTCCGCCCACGCGCAGCGAGAAGCCGGCGAGACCCGTGTACGGATGGCGCAGTGCCGTGAGGGCGACGTCATTGATCTCGGGATACGAGCACCAGACGCGGCAGCCCGTGATGGAGACCTTGTACTTGCGCGGCAGATTGTAGAAGTCAGGGCTGCCGTTCAGCATGTCCGTGGCGGCTTGGGCGAGCGGGGAGGCGTCAGCGATCTCGTCGGCGTCCACACCGGCCACCGGGCAGCCGGTGACATTGCGCGTGACGTCCCCGCAGGAGCCGAGCGTCGTGATGCCGACCCCGGAAAGCGCCCGGATGATGGTCGGCAAATCCTCGATCCGCACCCAGTGGAGCTGTATGTTCTGGCGAACGGTGATGTCCGCCACCCCACGGGCGTAGCGCTCGGCGACATCGGCAATGGTCGAGAGCTGGAGCGAAGTCAGGAGACCGTTCGGGATGCGGATGCGAAGCATGAGATACGGCACCGCCTTGCCTTCGCCGCCCTTGCCTCCTACCGCGCCCACTCCGTCACCCTGCGTGTAGATACCCCACCAGCGGAAATACGTGTTGAGCCACTCGGGCGGGATGGAGTCCCAGCCCTCGCGGCTGAAGCGCTCGATCTCGGCATAGGCAGCCCAAGGGTTGATCGCCGCTTTGAGCCGCTCGGCCCTCTGCGCCTTGGTTTCCTTCACTGTCTCAGCCACTTGCGCCTCCCCAAGGGTCCTCGAACCTGGCTCTAACCGGTGTGGAGACAAATAGTGCCTAACTCTATCGGAATTGTCAAGAATACCTCCAGAGGGAAGCAGGAAGACAAGGCTTCCTTTAAGGAGGACTCCCGGGGGCATACCCCAGGCGGTGGGAGGTCGCCACCAGGAACAGCACCCAGCTCACGAGGATGGCGAGCGGCGCGGCGCCGAAAGGAATCATGTAGGCGCCGGTCAGATCGTAGAGAAACCCGGCCGCGGCAGGACCCAGCGCGGCCCCGCACCGCCATCCCACGCCAAGCACGCCCATGATGGCGCCGATGGCCCGCACGCCGAAGACGTCGGGGACCACCTGCGCGACCATGGTGTCCGTCGTCGCGAAGCCCGCGCCGAGCGCCACCAATGAGCCAAGCAGGCCCTCGCGCGAAGGCGCGAGGAGAAGGGCGACCAGCCCCAGCGTCTGTATTGCGCAGCCGACACACATGGTGCCGCGCGTGCCGATCCGATCGGACACCGCGCCCGTGACGAGGCGCCCGGCCACCGAGCCGATGCCATAGGCCGTGAGCGCGAACGACGCGCCGGCCAGGCTGATCCCCTGATCACGAGCAAAGGGCACGATGTGAACGGAGAGCATCAAGCCGACGCCACCGAGCAGCAGCCAGGCGACGTTCAGGCACCACAGCCGCGGATCGACCAGGGCTTGCCCGAGCGTGGCGCCAGATCTGATGCCAGGGCCGGCACCGTCATGCGGGTGTGCGAACGTTGCGCCGGCGCTCCGTTCCTCCCCCCGAAGCGCGGCCGCCTCGGATGCGCGAGGGAGCCGCACCGTCAGCGCGGCCAGCATGGTCACGAGCCCGCTGCCGCAGCCGAGCAGCGCATAGGCCCAGCGCCACTCGACCTTGGTGATGAGCCACGCCGCCAGAGGGCCGCCTGAGATGTATCCGAGATTGAACCCAACCAGGACCAGGGCCAGCGCCATGCCGCGGCGCCCCTCGAACCAGCGTGTCACCGTCGACGCGGCGAGCAGGTAGAAGCTCGACATGCCCACCCCGCCCAGAATTCCCACGTAGAGATAGAGCTGCCACAGCGCGTCCACCGTGGAGACGAGGGCGAAGGCGGCCCCGGCTGCGGTCACCGTGAGGACGAGCACGAGACGCGGACCGCGACGATCCGCGATCGCCCCGATGGGAAAGGCCGCCAGACCGCCGAGGAGCAGGTTGAGGGAGAGGGCGGACGAGATGGCGCCGCGGCTCCACCCGAACTCTTCGGCGAGGACGGGAAGGAAAACACCGTAGGCTGCGAGGGGCGTCGAGATGCCGTAGGTCACGACGAAAAGCGCCGCGACGACCAGCCAGCGACGGGCGTCCGGACGCGTCCGCAGACTGCCCATTCGGGCCAAGCGCTCGTTCCGCCGCGCTCAGCCGCGGGAGAGCTTCCGGCCTATCCGCGTCTCGATCACATGCGTGACGGCCGAGAAGTCCTCCTTGCCCCAGCCGCCGTCCACCGCCTCGTCGTAGGTGCGCTTGGTCTCTTCCAGGATGGGCGTGGGGACCCTGGACGCCTTGGCCAGGGCCAGGGCCAGTCCCGCATCCTTGCGCATGAGCTCGCACATGAAGGTGGGCGAGAACTCGCCGTCGAAGATCCGCTTGGCGCGCCGCTCGAAGTAC encodes:
- a CDS encoding NAD(P)-dependent oxidoreductase, which encodes MTEYYPVSLDLRGHACLVVGGGSVGEGKVEGLLAAGARVTVVSP
- a CDS encoding nitrite/sulfite reductase, with amino-acid sequence MAETVKETKAQRAERLKAAINPWAAYAEIERFSREGWDSIPPEWLNTYFRWWGIYTQGDGVGAVGGKGGEGKAVPYLMLRIRIPNGLLTSLQLSTIADVAERYARGVADITVRQNIQLHWVRIEDLPTIIRALSGVGITTLGSCGDVTRNVTGCPVAGVDADEIADASPLAQAATDMLNGSPDFYNLPRKYKVSITGCRVWCSYPEINDVALTALRHPYTGLAGFSLRVGGGLSTDPHLAPRLDAFVPWHQALAVVKGVTELFRDSDVLRQNREKARLKFLFLQHGWTAERFQAELERRLGEKLEPAVPEVPPDDIYRDHVGIHAQKQDGFAYVGIAVLRGRLQAAQLRALAALALRYGSGDLRTTGMQNLLVLNVPRSRADELGREIETLGLRLEGSPFWRGTIACTGTEFCKIALTETKGFARHLVNDLEARLPGFEQHLKIHVTGCPNSCGQHWIADIGLEGKKTKVDGQMVDAYYFCVGGAVGAHQATARPVGYRTAATEVPAAIERLLRVYLAERRNGDNFRQFCAARTDEEIRTILAGEVVEAVARDVAQARTPHGLEG
- a CDS encoding MFS transporter encodes the protein MGSLRTRPDARRWLVVAALFVVTYGISTPLAAYGVFLPVLAEEFGWSRGAISSALSLNLLLGGLAAFPIGAIADRRGPRLVLVLTVTAAGAAFALVSTVDALWQLYLYVGILGGVGMSSFYLLAASTVTRWFEGRRGMALALVLVGFNLGYISGGPLAAWLITKVEWRWAYALLGCGSGLVTMLAALTVRLPRASEAAALRGEERSAGATFAHPHDGAGPGIRSGATLGQALVDPRLWCLNVAWLLLGGVGLMLSVHIVPFARDQGISLAGASFALTAYGIGSVAGRLVTGAVSDRIGTRGTMCVGCAIQTLGLVALLLAPSREGLLGSLVALGAGFATTDTMVAQVVPDVFGVRAIGAIMGVLGVGWRCGAALGPAAAGFLYDLTGAYMIPFGAAPLAILVSWVLFLVATSHRLGYAPGSPP